One genomic segment of Pirellulales bacterium includes these proteins:
- a CDS encoding DUF3309 family protein: MGLLLLIVLVLLLVGSVPVWPYSHNWGYYPGGGIGLVLLIVLLLVLFGRI, from the coding sequence ATGGGTCTGCTTCTGTTGATCGTGTTGGTGCTGCTGTTGGTGGGCTCGGTTCCAGTTTGGCCGTATAGCCACAATTGGGGCTACTATCCCGGCGGCGGGATCGGCTTGGTGCTGTTGATCGTTCTGTTGCTTGTTTTGTTCGGGCGGATATGA
- a CDS encoding Dabb family protein, with protein MATVSGGPRLAHIVFFALKDSSAAARQQLADACQRYLTGHPGEVSFSVGTPADLARDVNDRDFDVALHIVFETRAAHDAYQTAPRHLKFIDECKANWKKVRVFDSNLVG; from the coding sequence ATGGCAACGGTGAGCGGCGGACCGAGATTGGCCCATATCGTGTTCTTTGCCCTCAAAGACTCATCGGCCGCGGCTCGGCAACAGCTCGCCGACGCCTGTCAGAGATACCTCACCGGTCATCCGGGCGAGGTGTCGTTTTCGGTGGGCACGCCCGCGGATCTTGCCCGCGACGTGAACGATCGCGATTTCGACGTCGCGCTGCACATCGTCTTTGAAACGCGCGCCGCTCACGACGCCTATCAAACGGCGCCGCGGCACCTGAAATTCATCGATGAATGCAAAGCCAACTGGAAGAAAGTTCGCGTGTTCGACTCGAACTTAGTCGGCTAG